A window of the Tachysurus fulvidraco isolate hzauxx_2018 chromosome 6, HZAU_PFXX_2.0, whole genome shotgun sequence genome harbors these coding sequences:
- the arglu1a gene encoding arginine and glutamate-rich protein 1-A isoform X1 codes for MGRSRSRSSSRSKHSKSGSKHSKKRGSRSRSRSKDHESRKKRSRSREAKRNRRRESRSRSRSNRERPRPTSPVDRVDMFGRTLSKRTAAEEKQRKEEEEKKAEMERQRKIPVQGPGRCSENHCDSSRQQEIEERLIEEETARRVEELVARRVEEELEKRRDEIEREVLRRVEEAKRIMEAQLLQELERQRQAELSAQKAREEEEKSKREELEKILEENNRKIAEAQAKLAEDQLRIVEEQRKIHEERMKLEQERQRQQKEEQKIILGKGKSRPRLSFTLKATD; via the exons ATGGGGCGCTCGAGGAGCCGCAGCTCGTCCCGGTCAAAGCACTCGAAAAGCGGCAGCAAGCACAGCAAGAAGCGCGGCAGCCGCTCCAGGTCCCGGTCCAAAGACCACGAGAGCCGCAAGAAACGCTCCCGCTCCCGGGAAGCCAAGCGGAACCGCCGCCGCGAGTCGCGTTCCAGGTCCCGGTCGAACAGAGAGCGGCCCAGACCAACGTCGCCGGTCGACAGAGTCGACATGTTCGGCCGCACGCTGAGCAAACGCACCGCTGCTGAGGAGAAGCAGaggaaggaagaggaggagaaaaaggctgagatggagagacagaggaagat ACCCGTGCAGGGCCCCGGACGCTGCTCTGAGAACCACTGTGATAGCAG CCGTCAGCAGGAGATAGAGGAACGTCTGATCGAGGAAGAGACTGCACGGAGAGTGGAAGAGCTGGTGGCACGGCGTGTGGAAGAAGAGCTAGAGAAGCGGCGCGACGAGATCGAGCGCGAGGTGCTACGGCGTGTCGAGGAGGCCAAACGCATCATGGAGGCACAGCTTCTACAAGAGCTCGAGAGACAGAGGCAGGCCGAGTTGAGCGCACAGAAAGCCCGTGAG GAGGAAGAAAAATCCAAACGGGAGGAGCTGGAAAAAATTTTGGAAGAGAACAACAGAAAGATCGCTGAAGCACAGGCTAAGCTG gCTGAGGATCAGCTGCGCATAGTTGAGGAACAGCGAAAGATCCATGAGGAGCGAATGAAGCTGGagcaggagagacagagacagcagaAGGAAGAGCAGAAGATCATCCTGGGGAAGGGCAAGTCCCGACCTCGTCTCTCCTTCACGCTTAAAGCCACAGACTGA
- the arglu1a gene encoding arginine and glutamate-rich protein 1-A isoform X2: MGRSRSRSSSRSKHSKSGSKHSKKRGSRSRSRSKDHESRKKRSRSREAKRNRRRESRSRSRSNRERPRPTSPVDRVDMFGRTLSKRTAAEEKQRKEEEEKKAEMERQRKIRQQEIEERLIEEETARRVEELVARRVEEELEKRRDEIEREVLRRVEEAKRIMEAQLLQELERQRQAELSAQKAREEEEKSKREELEKILEENNRKIAEAQAKLAEDQLRIVEEQRKIHEERMKLEQERQRQQKEEQKIILGKGKSRPRLSFTLKATD, from the exons ATGGGGCGCTCGAGGAGCCGCAGCTCGTCCCGGTCAAAGCACTCGAAAAGCGGCAGCAAGCACAGCAAGAAGCGCGGCAGCCGCTCCAGGTCCCGGTCCAAAGACCACGAGAGCCGCAAGAAACGCTCCCGCTCCCGGGAAGCCAAGCGGAACCGCCGCCGCGAGTCGCGTTCCAGGTCCCGGTCGAACAGAGAGCGGCCCAGACCAACGTCGCCGGTCGACAGAGTCGACATGTTCGGCCGCACGCTGAGCAAACGCACCGCTGCTGAGGAGAAGCAGaggaaggaagaggaggagaaaaaggctgagatggagagacagaggaagat CCGTCAGCAGGAGATAGAGGAACGTCTGATCGAGGAAGAGACTGCACGGAGAGTGGAAGAGCTGGTGGCACGGCGTGTGGAAGAAGAGCTAGAGAAGCGGCGCGACGAGATCGAGCGCGAGGTGCTACGGCGTGTCGAGGAGGCCAAACGCATCATGGAGGCACAGCTTCTACAAGAGCTCGAGAGACAGAGGCAGGCCGAGTTGAGCGCACAGAAAGCCCGTGAG GAGGAAGAAAAATCCAAACGGGAGGAGCTGGAAAAAATTTTGGAAGAGAACAACAGAAAGATCGCTGAAGCACAGGCTAAGCTG gCTGAGGATCAGCTGCGCATAGTTGAGGAACAGCGAAAGATCCATGAGGAGCGAATGAAGCTGGagcaggagagacagagacagcagaAGGAAGAGCAGAAGATCATCCTGGGGAAGGGCAAGTCCCGACCTCGTCTCTCCTTCACGCTTAAAGCCACAGACTGA